One genomic segment of Streptococcus salivarius includes these proteins:
- the eno gene encoding surface-displayed alpha-enolase, translating to MSIITDVYAREVLDSRGNPTLEVEVYTESGAFGRGMVPSGASTGEHEAVELRDGDKARYGGLGTQKAVDNVNNVIAEHIIGFDVRDQQGIDRAMIALDGTPNKGKLGANAILGVSIAVARAAADYLEVPLYSYLGGFNTKVLPTPMMNIINGGSHSDAPIAFQEFMIVPAGAPTFKEALRWGAEIFHALKKILKERGLETAVGDEGGFAPRFDGTEDGVETIIKAIEAAGYVPGKDVFIGFDCASSEFYDAERKVYDYTKFEGEGAAVRTAAEQIDYLEELVNKYPIITIEDGMDENDWDGWKALTERLGGKVQLVGDDFFVTNTAYLEKGIAEHAANSILIKVNQIGTLTETFDAIEMAKEAGYTAVVSHRSGETEDSTIADIAVATNAGQIKTGSLSRTDRIAKYNQLLRIEDQLGEVAEYRGLKSFYNLKK from the coding sequence ATGTCAATTATTACTGATGTTTACGCACGCGAAGTCCTTGACTCACGCGGTAACCCAACACTTGAAGTAGAAGTTTACACTGAATCTGGTGCATTCGGTCGCGGTATGGTTCCTTCAGGAGCTTCAACTGGTGAACACGAAGCAGTAGAACTTCGTGATGGTGACAAAGCTCGTTACGGTGGTCTTGGTACTCAAAAAGCAGTTGATAACGTAAACAACGTTATTGCTGAACACATCATCGGATTCGACGTACGTGATCAACAAGGTATTGACCGCGCAATGATCGCTCTTGACGGTACTCCAAACAAAGGTAAACTTGGTGCCAACGCTATTCTTGGTGTGTCTATCGCTGTAGCACGCGCAGCTGCTGACTACCTTGAAGTTCCACTTTACAGCTACCTTGGCGGATTCAACACTAAAGTTCTTCCAACTCCAATGATGAACATCATCAACGGTGGTTCTCACTCAGACGCTCCAATCGCTTTCCAAGAATTCATGATCGTACCTGCTGGTGCACCAACATTCAAAGAAGCTCTTCGTTGGGGTGCTGAAATCTTCCACGCACTTAAGAAAATCCTTAAAGAACGTGGACTTGAAACAGCCGTAGGTGACGAAGGTGGTTTCGCACCTCGTTTCGACGGAACTGAAGATGGTGTTGAAACTATCATCAAAGCTATCGAAGCTGCTGGATATGTACCAGGTAAAGACGTATTTATCGGATTTGACTGTGCATCATCTGAATTCTACGATGCAGAACGTAAAGTTTACGACTACACTAAATTTGAAGGTGAAGGCGCTGCTGTTCGTACTGCTGCAGAACAAATCGACTACCTTGAAGAATTGGTTAACAAATACCCAATCATCACTATCGAAGATGGTATGGACGAAAACGACTGGGACGGTTGGAAAGCTCTTACTGAACGTCTTGGTGGTAAAGTTCAATTGGTTGGTGACGACTTCTTCGTAACTAACACAGCTTACCTTGAAAAAGGTATTGCAGAACACGCTGCTAACTCAATCCTTATCAAAGTTAACCAAATCGGTACTTTGACTGAAACTTTCGACGCTATCGAAATGGCGAAAGAAGCTGGATACACAGCAGTAGTATCACACCGTTCAGGTGAAACTGAAGATTCAACAATCGCTGATATCGCAGTTGCAACTAACGCTGGTCAAATCAAGACAGGTTCATTGTCACGTACTGACCGTATCGCTAAATACAACCAATTGCTTCGTATCGAAGACCAACTTGGTGAAGTTGCAGAATACCGTGGTTTAAAATCATTCTACAACTTGAAAAAATAA
- a CDS encoding YueI family protein, with amino-acid sequence MTSLENKVLQCASGEKRLNPDELRQYFGTYAERVVLAVLLENAEKKTVIDHFPQILKDLQAVYPNLSLKLSPKLADQIQFTYIKTAQALNISATIVDEAKAHSPYGLIVHSNQAENLDKVLFSELYPDILAPTETEPVTEKKGFFAKLFGK; translated from the coding sequence ATGACTTCACTTGAAAACAAAGTACTCCAATGCGCTAGTGGCGAAAAACGCCTTAATCCCGATGAACTTCGTCAGTATTTTGGAACCTATGCGGAACGTGTAGTCCTAGCTGTTCTATTGGAAAATGCTGAAAAGAAAACTGTAATTGACCATTTTCCGCAGATTTTAAAAGACTTGCAAGCCGTTTACCCGAATCTTAGTCTCAAGCTATCGCCAAAATTAGCTGACCAGATACAATTTACCTATATCAAAACGGCTCAAGCACTCAACATTTCAGCTACTATCGTAGACGAGGCCAAGGCCCATTCACCATACGGTCTTATTGTACATAGTAATCAAGCAGAAAACCTTGATAAAGTATTATTTTCTGAGCTCTATCCTGATATCCTTGCTCCTACAGAAACTGAACCTGTTACTGAAAAAAAGGGATTTTTCGCTAAACTATTTGGAAAATAA
- the aroC gene encoding chorismate synthase, with translation MRYLTAGESHGPRLTAIIEGVPAGLPLTAEDINGDLKRRQGGYGRGGRMKIESDKVEITSGVRHGKTTGAPITLHVINKDHQKWLDIMAVEDIEDRLKTKRKITHPRPGHADLVGGMKYRFDDLRNSLERSSARETTMRVAVGAVAKRILAELDIEIANHVVVFGGKEIDVPENLTVAQIKELAQQSEISVVNQEREQEIKDYIDQIKKEGDTIGGVVETVVGGVPVGLGSYVQWDTKLDAKIAQAVVSINAFKGVEFGLGFKDGYLKGSQVMDEILWNEEDGYTRRTNNLGGFEGGMTNGQPIVVRGVMKPIPTLYKPLMSVDIETHEPYKATVERSDPTALPAAGVVMESVVATVVANEILDKFSSDNMEELKEAVARHRDYVKNF, from the coding sequence ATGAGATATTTAACAGCAGGTGAGTCTCACGGCCCACGTTTAACAGCAATTATCGAAGGTGTTCCAGCAGGTCTTCCCTTGACGGCTGAAGATATCAATGGCGATTTGAAACGTCGTCAAGGTGGCTATGGTCGTGGTGGCCGTATGAAAATTGAGTCTGATAAGGTTGAAATCACTTCTGGTGTTCGTCATGGGAAAACAACAGGGGCTCCAATCACCCTTCATGTTATCAATAAGGACCATCAAAAATGGTTGGATATCATGGCTGTGGAAGATATTGAGGACCGTTTGAAAACCAAACGTAAAATCACTCACCCACGTCCAGGACATGCTGACTTGGTTGGTGGAATGAAGTACCGTTTCGATGACTTGCGTAATTCATTGGAACGTTCTAGTGCGCGTGAGACAACTATGCGTGTGGCAGTAGGTGCTGTCGCTAAACGTATCTTGGCTGAGCTTGATATTGAAATTGCTAACCATGTTGTTGTCTTTGGTGGTAAGGAAATTGATGTGCCTGAGAATTTGACAGTCGCTCAAATCAAGGAATTGGCTCAACAATCAGAGATTTCAGTTGTTAACCAAGAACGTGAACAAGAAATTAAAGATTACATTGACCAAATCAAAAAAGAGGGAGACACAATCGGTGGTGTCGTTGAAACTGTTGTTGGCGGCGTCCCTGTTGGTCTTGGTTCTTATGTCCAATGGGATACCAAACTTGATGCTAAGATTGCTCAAGCTGTTGTATCCATCAATGCCTTCAAGGGTGTAGAATTTGGACTTGGTTTCAAGGATGGCTACCTCAAGGGCTCTCAAGTAATGGACGAGATTCTCTGGAATGAAGAGGACGGCTATACACGTCGCACTAACAACCTTGGTGGTTTTGAAGGTGGTATGACCAACGGGCAACCGATTGTGGTCCGTGGGGTTATGAAACCTATTCCAACCCTATACAAGCCATTGATGTCAGTAGATATCGAAACACATGAACCATACAAGGCAACAGTCGAGCGTTCAGATCCAACGGCCTTGCCTGCAGCGGGTGTCGTTATGGAATCCGTAGTCGCTACAGTCGTAGCCAATGAAATCTTGGACAAATTCTCTTCTGACAACATGGAAGAATTGAAAGAAGCGGTAGCACGTCACCGTGACTATGTGAAAAACTTTTAA
- a CDS encoding LTA synthase family protein has protein sequence MKKINEAFWKGVSSRLGFILLLLFFYWLKTIFAYYVNINLELESRYQVMLSLINPIPLGLMLLGLGLYFKKRRFFYSITIAIYVILNLLLIANVIYFGEFTDFITVNTILASSSSAAGLGDSAKNLLEPSYLFYLIDVPFFIYAGFRKKLKMDSKPFNKRASFAVTALSTLLLSVNLFLAEVNRGELLTRGFSNNYIVRAMGIPFFTAYSGNLTYQASQARSSATAEDMKKVEAYVKEHYAAPDPKYYGIAKGRNVIVIHLESFQQFLIDYKLQVDGKDYEVTPFINSIYHSNDSLAFSNFFHQVKSGKTSDAETLMETSLFGLSTGSYMVNYGGTNTAYAAPSILAQTGDYTSAVFHGNTGSFWNRNNTYKQWGYNYFFDSSAFTEKTDENSFQYGLNDKYMFPDSIKYLEQMQQPFYVKYLTVSNHYPYTSLSGDEKEQGFPLAETKDETVNGYFATANYLDSAIKDFFDYLKETGLYDNSIIVMYGDHYGISDTRSSNLAELLGKNPETWSNYDKAMLQRVPYMIHIPGYTGGGISNTFGGEVDALPTLLHILGVDTSSYIQMGQDLLSPDNKQIVAFRTSGQYVTPQYTSYSGRLYNTQTGEEITNPDETTKKDNEAIRKAVATQLSMSDAVQTGDLLRFYTPNGLKPVDSSKISYTKQMDQLKQINKKLKDKSTSLYKQKGNKSTADLFKTPSYKELHPVESESSSSSSSGESEPSSSSTEQQ, from the coding sequence TTGAAAAAAATTAATGAAGCCTTTTGGAAAGGAGTTTCATCAAGACTTGGATTTATCCTCTTGTTACTCTTCTTTTACTGGCTAAAAACCATATTCGCTTATTACGTCAACATTAATCTTGAGTTGGAAAGCAGATATCAGGTTATGCTTTCGCTGATTAACCCTATTCCACTAGGATTAATGCTTCTAGGTTTAGGACTATACTTTAAGAAACGACGTTTCTTTTATAGCATTACCATTGCTATCTATGTCATCCTTAACCTCTTACTTATCGCTAATGTGATTTACTTTGGAGAGTTTACAGACTTTATCACTGTAAATACCATCCTAGCAAGTTCTAGTTCGGCAGCAGGACTAGGAGACTCCGCCAAGAACCTTCTTGAGCCAAGCTATCTCTTCTACCTGATTGATGTACCTTTCTTCATCTATGCTGGTTTCAGGAAGAAGCTTAAGATGGACAGCAAGCCATTTAACAAACGAGCTAGTTTTGCCGTCACTGCACTGTCGACACTCCTTCTCTCAGTTAACCTCTTCTTAGCGGAAGTTAACCGTGGCGAGTTGTTGACACGTGGTTTCTCAAATAACTATATTGTTCGTGCTATGGGGATTCCCTTCTTCACAGCCTATTCTGGTAACTTAACTTATCAGGCCTCACAGGCTCGTTCATCTGCAACAGCTGAGGATATGAAAAAGGTTGAAGCTTACGTTAAGGAGCACTACGCGGCACCTGATCCTAAGTATTACGGAATTGCTAAAGGAAGAAACGTCATTGTTATTCACTTGGAAAGCTTTCAACAGTTCCTCATAGACTACAAGCTCCAAGTAGACGGTAAAGACTATGAGGTTACTCCATTCATCAATTCCATCTACCACTCAAACGATTCGCTAGCCTTTTCAAACTTTTTCCACCAAGTTAAATCAGGGAAAACTTCTGATGCTGAAACCTTGATGGAAACATCTCTCTTTGGACTAAGTACAGGATCATACATGGTAAACTATGGTGGTACCAATACAGCCTATGCGGCACCATCTATCCTAGCTCAAACAGGTGACTATACGTCAGCTGTTTTCCACGGAAACACTGGATCCTTCTGGAATCGTAATAATACCTATAAACAATGGGGGTATAATTACTTCTTTGACTCATCAGCCTTCACTGAAAAAACTGATGAAAACTCCTTCCAGTATGGTCTAAATGACAAGTACATGTTCCCAGATTCCATCAAATATCTGGAACAAATGCAACAACCTTTCTACGTTAAATACCTTACAGTATCTAACCACTACCCATACACTTCACTCTCAGGCGATGAAAAGGAACAAGGTTTCCCACTCGCTGAAACAAAAGACGAAACAGTCAACGGATATTTTGCAACAGCTAACTATCTTGACTCAGCAATCAAAGACTTCTTTGATTACCTTAAGGAAACTGGTCTTTACGACAACTCAATTATTGTCATGTACGGTGACCACTATGGTATCTCTGATACACGAAGTAGCAATCTTGCTGAACTTCTCGGTAAGAACCCTGAAACTTGGTCAAACTATGATAAGGCCATGCTTCAACGTGTTCCTTACATGATTCATATTCCAGGATATACTGGTGGTGGCATCTCTAACACCTTTGGCGGTGAGGTCGATGCCCTTCCAACTCTCCTTCACATTCTTGGTGTTGACACTAGCTCTTATATCCAGATGGGACAAGACCTCCTATCTCCTGATAACAAGCAAATTGTCGCATTTAGAACCTCAGGTCAATATGTTACTCCTCAATACACTAGCTATTCTGGTCGACTCTATAATACTCAAACAGGGGAAGAAATTACCAACCCTGATGAAACGACTAAAAAGGATAACGAAGCCATTCGTAAGGCAGTAGCCACTCAGCTTTCAATGAGTGACGCTGTTCAAACAGGTGACCTCCTTCGTTTCTATACACCAAATGGTTTGAAACCTGTTGATTCTAGCAAGATTTCCTACACGAAACAGATGGATCAACTGAAACAGATCAACAAAAAGCTGAAAGATAAATCAACTAGCCTCTACAAGCAGAAAGGCAATAAATCAACAGCTGATCTATTCAAGACGCCATCTTACAAGGAGCTACATCCTGTAGAATCCGAATCAAGCTCTAGCTCAAGTTCGGGTGAATCAGAGCCAAGCAGCTCTTCAACGGAACAACAATAA
- the aroD gene encoding type I 3-dehydroquinate dehydratase: protein MKIVVPIMPTSLEEAQELELSRFEGADIIEWRADFLDKDSILTVAPAIFEKFAGFEIVFTIRTTREGGKLELTDAEYVALIKDVAAIYSPDYIDFEYFTRKAVFDQMLEFSNLVLSYHNFEETPENLMALLSEMANLTPRVVKVAVMPKHEQDVIDLMNFTRGFKAYNPEQEFATMSMGKLGRMSRLAGDLMGSSWTFASLDNASAPGQISLADMRRIREILDAD, encoded by the coding sequence ATGAAAATTGTAGTTCCGATTATGCCAACTAGTTTAGAGGAGGCACAAGAGCTTGAACTGTCTCGTTTTGAGGGGGCAGACATTATAGAATGGCGTGCAGATTTTTTAGATAAGGATAGTATCTTAACGGTTGCTCCAGCTATTTTCGAGAAATTCGCAGGCTTTGAGATTGTCTTTACCATCCGTACGACGCGTGAGGGTGGCAAGCTTGAGTTAACGGATGCGGAATACGTCGCACTAATTAAGGATGTAGCTGCTATCTATTCGCCAGATTATATTGATTTTGAGTATTTCACACGTAAGGCTGTCTTTGACCAAATGCTCGAATTTTCAAACTTGGTTTTGTCTTATCATAACTTTGAGGAGACACCTGAAAACCTTATGGCACTTTTATCTGAGATGGCAAACTTGACACCAAGAGTGGTAAAGGTGGCGGTTATGCCTAAGCATGAGCAGGATGTTATTGACCTTATGAACTTCACACGTGGTTTCAAGGCCTATAATCCTGAACAAGAGTTTGCAACTATGTCAATGGGTAAACTTGGTCGTATGTCACGTCTTGCTGGCGACTTGATGGGTTCATCATGGACCTTTGCTAGTCTTGATAATGCCAGTGCTCCAGGACAAATTAGTCTAGCAGATATGCGTAGAATTAGGGAGATTTTAGATGCAGATTGA
- a CDS encoding YlbF/YmcA family competence regulator encodes MTNIYDLANELERGIRALPEYKTLVEKKEAIAADAEASALFKEFTDFQEDFYAKMQAGTMPTAEEQAAVQELGQKVEANALLKEYLTAQQGLSVYLNDIERIIFKPLQELNS; translated from the coding sequence ATGACAAATATTTATGATTTAGCAAATGAGTTGGAACGTGGCATTCGTGCCCTTCCTGAGTACAAAACTTTGGTAGAGAAAAAAGAAGCGATTGCAGCTGATGCTGAAGCTAGCGCTCTTTTCAAAGAGTTTACTGATTTCCAAGAGGATTTCTATGCTAAAATGCAAGCTGGTACAATGCCAACAGCAGAAGAACAAGCTGCTGTTCAAGAATTGGGTCAAAAGGTAGAAGCTAATGCCCTTTTGAAAGAATACTTGACTGCACAACAAGGTTTGTCTGTTTATTTGAACGATATTGAACGTATCATCTTCAAACCTTTGCAAGAATTGAATAGTTAA
- the aroB gene encoding 3-dehydroquinate synthase, with protein sequence MKLEVNLTHNPYDIIIEKGALKTVGQWVKSLWEPQKIALITDNHVGALYAEKVKLSLEHEGFEVVVFDFLEGEASKNLKTVNKAYEFLIKNGMTRSDGILALGGGVVGDLAGFVASTYMRGIHFVQVPTSLTAQVDSSIGGKTGVNTPFAKNIVGTFAQPDGVLIDPNVLETLGKRELIEGMGEVVKYGLIDDPELWHLLESIDGSVHSILENSETIIYRSCNVKRKIVVEDEFEGGVRMYLNFGHTIGHAVEQTAGYGKVMHGEAVAIGMVQISRVAEEKGLMPKGITRQIAEMCVKFGLPVDYEPWRVEELYTALTHDKKARGNSIKTVIVPEIGKAAINQIPLVEMKEYLEK encoded by the coding sequence ATGAAACTAGAGGTAAATTTAACACATAACCCTTATGACATTATTATTGAAAAAGGAGCCCTTAAGACCGTCGGTCAATGGGTGAAGTCACTTTGGGAACCACAAAAGATTGCACTTATCACGGACAATCATGTGGGGGCTCTATATGCAGAAAAAGTTAAGCTTAGCTTGGAGCACGAAGGTTTTGAGGTAGTCGTTTTTGATTTCCTAGAAGGTGAAGCAAGTAAAAATCTTAAAACTGTTAATAAGGCTTATGAGTTTTTGATTAAGAATGGCATGACTCGTAGTGATGGCATTCTTGCTCTTGGTGGTGGCGTTGTTGGTGATTTGGCAGGCTTTGTCGCTTCGACCTATATGCGTGGCATTCACTTCGTTCAGGTTCCAACTAGTCTAACTGCCCAAGTGGATTCATCTATTGGTGGTAAGACAGGTGTGAACACACCATTTGCTAAAAATATCGTGGGAACTTTCGCTCAGCCTGATGGTGTCTTGATTGACCCTAATGTCCTTGAGACACTTGGTAAACGTGAATTGATTGAGGGTATGGGTGAGGTTGTCAAATACGGTTTGATTGATGATCCTGAGCTTTGGCACTTGCTTGAAAGCATTGATGGTTCAGTTCACAGTATCCTAGAAAATTCAGAAACTATCATTTATCGTTCATGTAACGTTAAGCGTAAAATTGTGGTTGAAGACGAGTTTGAAGGTGGCGTCCGTATGTATCTAAACTTTGGTCATACGATTGGGCATGCCGTTGAACAAACAGCTGGTTACGGTAAAGTCATGCACGGTGAAGCGGTGGCTATCGGAATGGTTCAGATTTCACGAGTTGCTGAGGAAAAAGGCCTCATGCCTAAGGGGATCACACGTCAAATTGCTGAGATGTGTGTCAAATTTGGCTTGCCAGTAGACTATGAGCCATGGCGTGTTGAGGAGCTTTATACAGCTCTCACACATGACAAAAAAGCCCGTGGTAATAGCATTAAGACGGTTATCGTTCCAGAGATTGGTAAGGCAGCTATCAATCAAATTCCTTTAGTTGAAATGAAAGAGTACTTGGAGAAATAA
- a CDS encoding shikimate dehydrogenase, whose protein sequence is MQIDGHTRLAAVVANPIKHSISPFIHNSAFEKTQVNGVYVAWEIPESDLAETVENIRRYNMFGINLSMPYKEAVIPFLDEISPAAQLIGAVNTVVNRDGHLIGHNTDGFGFFASLKNFSPRDAHLMILGAGGAAKAIVTQAVLDDAKKVSVYVRPQSLDKAKESFKSLLEQATCQLEFHALNDFEYFQEELGQADLLVNATSVGMDGESLPIPTDTKFPKGLLVADIIYQPFETPFLALARKQGIEAVNGLGMLLHQAAGAFKLWTGKDMPTDAIWQELENIYNS, encoded by the coding sequence ATGCAGATTGATGGACACACACGCCTAGCAGCTGTTGTCGCCAATCCCATCAAGCACTCTATTTCGCCATTTATTCATAATTCGGCCTTCGAAAAGACACAAGTTAATGGTGTTTATGTGGCCTGGGAGATTCCAGAATCAGACCTAGCCGAGACAGTTGAAAATATTAGACGTTACAACATGTTCGGTATCAACTTGTCGATGCCATATAAGGAAGCAGTCATTCCTTTTTTGGATGAGATTAGTCCTGCAGCTCAACTGATTGGTGCTGTCAATACAGTTGTTAATCGTGATGGTCATTTGATTGGTCATAATACGGACGGTTTTGGTTTCTTTGCTAGTCTAAAGAACTTTAGCCCTAGAGACGCTCATCTGATGATTTTGGGTGCTGGTGGTGCCGCTAAAGCTATTGTGACGCAGGCAGTTCTTGATGATGCAAAAAAAGTCAGTGTCTACGTTCGCCCTCAGTCATTGGATAAGGCAAAAGAAAGTTTTAAGTCCTTACTTGAACAGGCAACTTGCCAATTGGAGTTTCATGCTTTAAATGATTTTGAGTATTTTCAAGAGGAACTAGGCCAGGCTGATTTATTGGTGAATGCGACGAGTGTTGGGATGGATGGCGAATCCTTGCCCATTCCTACAGACACAAAATTTCCTAAGGGACTCTTGGTTGCTGATATCATTTATCAGCCTTTTGAAACACCTTTCTTGGCCTTGGCTAGAAAACAGGGAATCGAGGCTGTAAATGGACTTGGCATGTTGCTTCATCAAGCAGCAGGTGCCTTTAAATTGTGGACCGGCAAGGACATGCCAACAGACGCCATTTGGCAGGAATTAGAAAATATTTACAATAGCTAG
- a CDS encoding class I SAM-dependent rRNA methyltransferase: MSILTVSPFAEKKIKQGKQLLLAEDFPNITENNQLVYLYSQSKDFLGTGYLSSQNKGIGWFLSPNKEKLTVTYFQGLFERAKAKRQSYYDNELTTAFRLFNQDGDDFGGLTIDLYGDYALFSWYNAFVYSLKDVIVEAFQAVFPEVLGGYEKIRFKGLDFESDHLFGQEAADTFTILENGVTYEVFLNDGLMTGIFLDQHEVRDGLVNGLALGKSVLNMFSYTAAFSVAAAMGGAVETTSVDLAKRSRELSTAHFEANGFSMGNHRLVVMDVFDYFKYAKKKGLSYDLIVIDPPSFARNKKRTFSANKDYHKLIAQSLDILSEHGTIIASTNAANMTVQQFKKQLRKGLGDVSADFVNLQQLPADFTVNPNDPTSNYLKVYTIKVNK; this comes from the coding sequence ATGAGTATATTGACGGTAAGTCCCTTTGCGGAGAAAAAAATCAAACAAGGAAAACAGCTTCTTTTAGCGGAAGATTTTCCAAATATCACTGAAAATAATCAGTTGGTTTACCTTTATAGCCAGTCCAAAGATTTTTTAGGAACGGGCTATTTGTCAAGTCAAAATAAGGGGATAGGATGGTTTCTGTCCCCTAATAAAGAAAAATTGACAGTGACTTATTTTCAAGGACTTTTTGAAAGGGCTAAGGCCAAACGTCAATCCTATTATGATAATGAGTTGACGACAGCTTTTCGTCTTTTCAACCAGGATGGTGACGATTTTGGTGGTCTCACTATTGATCTATATGGCGATTACGCCCTCTTTTCATGGTACAATGCCTTTGTTTATTCCTTGAAGGATGTTATTGTAGAGGCTTTCCAAGCGGTCTTTCCTGAGGTTTTGGGAGGCTATGAGAAAATTCGCTTCAAGGGTCTTGATTTCGAATCAGACCATCTTTTTGGGCAAGAGGCGGCCGATACCTTCACCATTTTAGAAAATGGGGTAACTTATGAAGTTTTCCTCAATGATGGGCTAATGACGGGGATTTTCCTTGATCAGCATGAAGTGCGTGATGGTTTAGTTAATGGCCTAGCTTTGGGTAAATCAGTTCTGAATATGTTCTCCTATACGGCAGCTTTTTCAGTTGCTGCGGCTATGGGGGGAGCGGTTGAAACGACATCGGTTGATTTGGCTAAGCGTTCACGTGAATTATCGACGGCTCATTTTGAAGCTAATGGTTTCAGTATGGGCAATCATCGCTTGGTCGTGATGGATGTCTTTGATTATTTCAAATATGCAAAGAAAAAAGGCTTATCTTATGACCTTATCGTCATTGATCCGCCAAGCTTTGCTCGAAATAAGAAACGCACCTTCTCAGCAAATAAGGATTACCACAAGTTAATTGCACAGAGTCTTGATATTTTATCAGAGCATGGGACAATCATTGCAAGTACCAATGCTGCTAATATGACCGTGCAACAGTTTAAAAAACAACTGCGTAAGGGCTTGGGAGATGTTTCAGCGGACTTCGTTAACCTGCAACAATTACCAGCGGATTTTACCGTCAATCCTAATGATCCAACATCAAATTATTTGAAAGTATACACAATAAAGGTAAATAAATGA
- a CDS encoding prephenate dehydrogenase encodes MSKKTIYIAGLGLIGGSLALGIQRDHPDYEILGYNRSDYSRNIALERGIVDRATSDFKEFAPLADVIVLAVPIKQTVAYLKELADLDLKDDVIITDAGSTKLDIVEAAERYLTGKNVQFVGSHPMAGSHKSGAIAADVTLFENAYSIFTPTSLTRETTIPELKDILSGLKSRYVEIDAAEHDRVTSQISHFPHLLASGLMEQAADYAQAHEMTNHFAAGGFRDMTRIAESEPGMWASILMTNGPAVLDRIEDFKKRLDHVADLIKAEDENAIWEFFDNGRKKRKEMEIHKKGGVESAFDIFVDVPDREDVILNIMELLRGTSLVNLRINEENREDIHGILQITFKNEKDRTHAKTVIEANTDYHVVIA; translated from the coding sequence ATGAGTAAGAAAACTATTTATATCGCAGGATTGGGCTTGATTGGTGGCTCCTTGGCCTTAGGGATTCAAAGGGACCACCCTGATTATGAGATTCTTGGATATAATCGCTCTGACTATTCTCGAAATATTGCACTTGAGCGTGGCATCGTTGACCGTGCAACAAGTGATTTCAAAGAATTTGCTCCCCTCGCGGATGTTATTGTCCTTGCAGTGCCAATTAAGCAAACGGTGGCCTACTTGAAGGAGTTGGCTGACCTGGATCTCAAAGATGATGTCATCATCACAGACGCAGGGTCTACTAAGTTGGATATCGTTGAGGCAGCTGAACGTTACCTAACTGGTAAAAATGTTCAGTTTGTGGGTTCTCACCCTATGGCTGGTTCCCATAAATCAGGGGCTATTGCAGCTGACGTGACACTTTTCGAAAATGCCTATTCTATTTTCACACCGACGAGTCTAACAAGAGAGACAACTATCCCTGAACTTAAGGACATCTTGTCAGGGCTTAAATCACGTTATGTGGAGATTGATGCGGCTGAACATGATCGTGTAACCAGTCAAATCAGTCATTTTCCACACCTTTTAGCTTCTGGACTTATGGAGCAGGCAGCTGATTATGCGCAGGCTCACGAGATGACCAATCACTTTGCGGCTGGGGGCTTCCGAGATATGACCCGTATTGCAGAAAGTGAACCTGGCATGTGGGCTTCCATTCTCATGACCAATGGGCCAGCTGTTTTGGATCGTATTGAAGATTTCAAAAAACGTTTGGACCATGTGGCTGACTTGATTAAGGCTGAAGATGAGAATGCCATTTGGGAGTTCTTTGACAACGGTCGTAAGAAACGTAAAGAGATGGAGATCCACAAAAAAGGTGGCGTGGAAAGTGCCTTCGATATTTTCGTGGATGTGCCTGACCGAGAAGACGTTATCCTTAACATTATGGAATTGCTGCGAGGAACGTCTTTGGTTAACCTTCGTATTAATGAGGAAAATCGTGAGGATATTCACGGTATCCTCCAAATTACTTTTAAAAATGAAAAAGATCGCACACATGCTAAGACTGTTATTGAAGCCAATACGGATTATCATGTGGTGATCGCCTAG